One part of the Bdellovibrio bacteriovorus genome encodes these proteins:
- a CDS encoding 3-phosphoshikimate 1-carboxyvinyltransferase, whose amino-acid sequence MADFRFQGEIPGSKSIFNRALIVKSYFPVLDLQGHSECDDVVHMREGLKEIRERSRIDCGEGGTTFRFMALRASRMRGVHTLEATPRLLQRPQKGLLDLLSQLGVQTQIKNREMFVVSEGWKRPRAPLKVNTSESSQYASALILNCWLLDFDLEFELVGDKVSESYFQLTVQMLKELGMRMQVQGNKYLIPAGQRISKLEYRVESDLSSAFTMASAGALVGGAKLLNYPVKSSQPDGVFVEIFKQMNIETEMVEGALCVKPSTGLRAVNWDLYQSPDLFPVLAVLCSWANGSSKLFNAPHLAAKESNRIAKIADLFERLGISHEVLPDGMIIHGNPQQSLKKGITFDSDQDHRMVMAATLMKLKGHDITIENPEAINKSFPEFWDMIGIKA is encoded by the coding sequence ATGGCTGATTTCCGATTTCAGGGCGAGATTCCTGGTTCCAAATCCATTTTCAATCGCGCTTTGATCGTAAAAAGCTATTTCCCGGTGCTGGATCTGCAGGGGCATTCCGAATGTGACGACGTCGTTCACATGCGTGAGGGTCTTAAAGAAATCCGCGAACGCAGTCGTATTGATTGCGGCGAAGGCGGCACCACGTTCCGCTTTATGGCGCTTCGGGCATCCCGCATGCGCGGGGTTCATACGCTTGAGGCCACACCTCGTCTGTTGCAAAGACCGCAAAAAGGTTTGCTGGATTTGTTGTCTCAGCTGGGTGTGCAAACCCAAATCAAGAATCGCGAAATGTTCGTGGTGTCTGAAGGGTGGAAGCGTCCGCGCGCCCCATTGAAAGTAAACACCTCTGAATCCAGTCAGTATGCTTCGGCTTTGATTCTGAACTGCTGGCTTTTGGATTTCGATCTGGAATTTGAACTGGTCGGCGACAAGGTTTCTGAATCGTACTTCCAGTTGACCGTGCAGATGCTGAAAGAATTGGGCATGCGCATGCAGGTTCAGGGCAACAAGTACCTGATCCCGGCCGGCCAGCGTATCAGCAAGCTTGAATACCGTGTGGAATCGGATCTGAGTTCGGCATTCACCATGGCGTCTGCTGGCGCCTTGGTGGGGGGAGCCAAACTTTTGAACTATCCGGTGAAAAGCTCCCAGCCGGACGGCGTCTTTGTCGAGATCTTCAAGCAAATGAATATCGAAACAGAAATGGTCGAAGGCGCTTTGTGTGTGAAGCCTTCCACAGGCTTGCGTGCGGTGAATTGGGATCTTTATCAGTCCCCGGATCTGTTCCCGGTGCTGGCGGTGCTTTGCAGTTGGGCCAATGGCAGCTCCAAGCTTTTCAATGCGCCTCATTTGGCGGCGAAAGAAAGTAATCGCATTGCCAAGATTGCTGATTTGTTTGAACGCCTGGGCATTTCCCATGAAGTCTTGCCGGATGGCATGATCATTCACGGCAACCCCCAGCAAAGCCTTAAAAAAGGCATCACTTTTGATTCTGATCAGGATCATCGCATGGTGATGGCGGCCACATTGATGAAGCTAAAAGGCCATGACATCACCATCGAAAACCCCGAGGCCATCAATAAGAGTTTTCCTGAGTTCTGGGACATGATAGGTATCAAGGCATGA
- a CDS encoding S1 family peptidase codes for MKFLFGVLLMAVALPATAADTVWSAVFEKARPAIPVIRSKGGVCSGALISPTEILTARHCVFDLRPITVQWLENDKVVTQQSAIISRWDKDNDIAILTLDAPAKATPLKFANLASIKVGQECATIGHPFGTRLDFDTNLNNDMLFNFTKGMVTKINSDKNFLTDMSVSPGNSGGAVLNDQGEIIGVVSAKYVRKAAGSIGRMIHPAKLATLKDQPSRTFSSRDAKASFDLNVKETFVSLHHNGKEIKDNALALDLSIWLRDRFLVGVERSVSSSKEDIEYRGLALAYRWYFETANFLPFYAGVGYKRLTFEEYNERNYAMIYLSGMGFNIEAGMSPQDSSETFLSVGISIF; via the coding sequence ATGAAATTCCTATTTGGCGTTCTTCTGATGGCAGTGGCTCTTCCGGCAACTGCCGCAGACACCGTATGGTCTGCGGTCTTTGAAAAAGCGCGTCCCGCAATTCCGGTGATCCGCTCTAAAGGCGGGGTTTGTTCCGGCGCTTTGATTTCCCCGACAGAAATTCTAACAGCCCGCCACTGTGTTTTTGATCTTCGTCCGATCACCGTTCAATGGCTTGAAAACGACAAGGTCGTGACCCAGCAAAGCGCCATCATCAGCCGCTGGGACAAAGACAATGACATCGCGATTCTGACCCTGGATGCTCCGGCGAAAGCCACGCCCCTGAAGTTTGCAAACCTTGCTTCCATCAAAGTGGGCCAGGAATGCGCCACCATCGGGCACCCGTTCGGGACAAGACTGGATTTCGATACAAATCTGAACAACGACATGCTTTTCAACTTCACCAAAGGCATGGTCACCAAAATCAACTCTGACAAAAATTTCCTGACCGACATGTCCGTGTCCCCGGGGAATTCCGGCGGTGCGGTTTTGAATGATCAGGGTGAAATCATCGGCGTGGTGTCCGCCAAGTACGTGCGCAAAGCGGCGGGCAGCATTGGGCGCATGATTCATCCGGCGAAACTGGCGACACTGAAAGACCAGCCGTCGCGCACGTTCAGCTCTCGGGATGCCAAAGCCAGCTTTGATTTGAACGTAAAAGAAACCTTCGTCAGCCTTCATCACAACGGCAAAGAAATTAAGGACAATGCTTTGGCGTTGGACTTGAGCATCTGGTTGCGAGACCGCTTTCTGGTGGGTGTTGAGCGTTCCGTGTCTTCATCCAAAGAAGATATTGAGTACCGCGGCTTGGCTTTGGCTTATCGCTGGTACTTTGAAACGGCCAACTTTTTGCCATTCTATGCGGGCGTTGGCTACAAACGCCTGACGTTTGAAGAATACAACGAACGCAACTATGCGATGATCTATTTGTCAGGCATGGGCTTTAACATTGAGGCCGGCATGAGTCCGCAGGATTCTTCCGAAACCTTCCTGTCTGTGGGAATCAGTATTTTCTAG
- a CDS encoding shikimate kinase, translating to MITVVVGHRGTGKTEMMKRLQIYLRDESAEIIDLDESIEEKIGKTIPELFLEHGEAYFRELERQLFLETLQKPHTQMFLVLGAGFDLSVIPENVRVLWVRRTTDLDGRIFLNRPRLNPELSPLEEFHKRAVVREARYRERADEVYLMPEGLFENRHHAMAVEKALLTHSLYDIGGAVTIPSEVFATEKRWELFKARFVNRGVGLFELRDDLLTFEQIQRVVQEMASERLLYSFRKAPENAEALMQEPLIAVLNRVAWIDWPVELGSPEDLLRVISSDKLILSLHDDSRKEMWQQFSHQAAQLKYAPMVDTFSELKTGHEWQQGEPSRRSFLPRSPDGRWEWYRRLQKGHQLINFWREGDGTAGDQPSLWAWMMTPTGVNGFAAVLGDPVRHSYTPLEHSDFFHKMNLPVFAVAISREEWDQAFPVVQGMGLRYAAVTSPHKENAAKVCKHETLKAVNTLFWNEKTRSWQGTSTDDQGFMELIEGVGMIAPLQKEISVWGGGGVLEMIEKALPHASFISSRTGKPRAGSEDAETLLPKIVIWAAPRGPETQMPPAHWNPAMVFDLNYKEDSMGREYAQRCGANYQSGLVMFTAQAQGQRMFWRKSEENA from the coding sequence ATGATTACAGTCGTCGTTGGCCACCGCGGAACCGGAAAAACTGAAATGATGAAGCGTCTGCAGATATACCTGCGAGACGAGTCCGCGGAGATCATTGACCTGGATGAATCCATCGAAGAAAAAATCGGAAAAACCATCCCCGAACTTTTCTTAGAGCACGGCGAGGCCTATTTCCGCGAGTTGGAGCGCCAGCTTTTCCTTGAGACTTTGCAAAAGCCCCACACGCAGATGTTCCTGGTGCTGGGGGCGGGCTTTGATCTGTCCGTGATCCCAGAAAACGTGCGCGTGCTGTGGGTTCGTCGTACCACCGATCTTGATGGTAGAATCTTCTTGAACCGCCCACGCCTGAACCCGGAATTATCTCCGCTGGAAGAATTCCACAAGCGCGCCGTTGTGCGCGAAGCCCGTTATCGTGAACGAGCCGATGAGGTCTATCTGATGCCGGAAGGTCTTTTTGAAAATCGCCATCACGCCATGGCCGTTGAAAAAGCTCTTTTGACTCACAGTTTGTATGACATCGGTGGCGCGGTGACGATCCCGTCCGAAGTCTTTGCGACGGAAAAGCGCTGGGAACTTTTTAAAGCCCGCTTCGTGAACCGAGGTGTGGGTTTGTTTGAGCTGCGCGATGATTTGCTGACCTTTGAACAGATCCAGCGCGTGGTGCAGGAAATGGCCAGCGAGCGCCTGCTGTACTCTTTCCGTAAGGCCCCGGAAAACGCCGAAGCTCTGATGCAGGAGCCTTTGATTGCGGTTTTGAATCGTGTCGCCTGGATTGACTGGCCGGTGGAGCTGGGATCACCCGAAGATCTTTTGCGGGTGATTTCATCCGATAAATTGATTTTGTCTTTGCACGATGACTCCCGCAAAGAAATGTGGCAGCAGTTTTCTCATCAAGCGGCACAGTTGAAATATGCACCGATGGTCGACACCTTCAGTGAGCTGAAGACGGGCCACGAATGGCAGCAGGGCGAACCTTCCCGCCGCAGTTTCTTGCCGCGGTCCCCGGATGGTCGCTGGGAATGGTATCGCCGTTTGCAAAAAGGTCATCAACTGATCAATTTCTGGCGCGAAGGGGATGGCACTGCGGGGGATCAACCTTCGCTCTGGGCATGGATGATGACTCCGACGGGGGTGAATGGTTTTGCTGCGGTTCTGGGTGATCCCGTTCGTCACAGCTATACTCCGCTGGAACATTCTGATTTCTTCCACAAAATGAATTTGCCGGTCTTCGCAGTCGCTATTTCCCGTGAAGAGTGGGATCAGGCCTTCCCGGTGGTGCAAGGCATGGGGCTTCGTTATGCGGCGGTCACGTCCCCTCACAAAGAAAACGCCGCCAAAGTCTGCAAACATGAAACCCTGAAGGCCGTGAACACTCTTTTCTGGAATGAAAAGACCAGATCATGGCAGGGGACCTCCACCGACGATCAGGGCTTTATGGAACTGATCGAGGGTGTTGGTATGATTGCGCCTTTGCAAAAAGAAATTTCCGTCTGGGGCGGGGGTGGCGTGCTGGAAATGATTGAAAAAGCCCTGCCGCACGCAAGCTTCATTTCTTCGCGCACGGGGAAGCCCCGCGCAGGGTCTGAAGATGCCGAAACCCTTTTGCCCAAGATTGTGATCTGGGCTGCACCTCGCGGACCGGAAACCCAGATGCCACCTGCACACTGGAATCCGGCGATGGTGTTTGATTTAAATTACAAAGAAGATTCCATGGGCCGTGAATATGCCCAGCGCTGTGGCGCCAATTATCAGTCCGGGCTTGTGATGTTCACAGCCCAGGCGCAAGGACAGCGAATGTTCTGGCGCAAGTCCGAGGAGAACGCATGA
- the aroC gene encoding chorismate synthase: MSASQFGSRFVITTFGESHGTALGVVIDGCPAGVNFDEALLKKELERRRPGHHGSGQIVSGRQEADAPEVLSGVFDGKTLGTPMAIIVRNQDARSQDYSAIKNSPRAGHADDMWKNKFGHSDHRGGGRSSGRETVSRVMAGSVAQMMMKHVSAPTKVIGYASQIGPMTLTDAERKEVSKKDIDSFQARFPSSRDQEVAALLKKAQDNGESHGGVAEILIQNPPAHLGQPVFHKLKSDLAMAFLSVGATNGFELGLGFESAEVKGTEFHQGPQDAYGGIRGGISTGESILLRVSFKPTSSILDVAKKGRHDPCIVTRAIPVLEAMTWLVLADHYLWSKTDRI, encoded by the coding sequence ATGAGTGCAAGTCAGTTCGGTTCCCGTTTTGTGATCACGACTTTCGGTGAAAGCCATGGGACTGCTTTGGGCGTGGTGATTGACGGCTGTCCGGCCGGAGTGAATTTTGACGAAGCACTTCTAAAAAAAGAACTGGAACGCCGTCGTCCCGGTCATCATGGTTCGGGTCAGATTGTGTCCGGTCGTCAGGAAGCAGATGCTCCGGAAGTTCTGAGCGGCGTTTTCGACGGTAAAACCCTGGGCACGCCGATGGCGATCATTGTGCGCAATCAGGATGCAAGATCTCAGGATTATTCTGCCATCAAGAATTCCCCGCGTGCGGGCCATGCCGATGACATGTGGAAGAATAAATTCGGTCACAGCGATCATCGTGGGGGCGGCCGGTCTTCCGGTCGTGAGACGGTGTCCCGCGTGATGGCGGGGTCTGTGGCGCAGATGATGATGAAACACGTCAGTGCGCCAACCAAAGTGATTGGTTATGCCTCACAAATTGGTCCGATGACCTTGACCGATGCCGAACGCAAAGAAGTCAGCAAGAAAGACATCGATTCCTTCCAGGCAAGATTCCCCTCCAGCCGCGATCAGGAAGTGGCCGCGCTTTTAAAGAAAGCCCAGGACAACGGCGAAAGCCACGGCGGCGTGGCCGAGATTCTGATTCAGAATCCACCAGCCCATTTGGGTCAACCGGTGTTTCATAAACTGAAATCCGATCTGGCGATGGCTTTCTTGAGTGTCGGGGCCACCAATGGCTTTGAGCTGGGGCTGGGCTTTGAGTCCGCCGAAGTCAAAGGCACGGAATTCCATCAGGGCCCTCAGGACGCCTATGGCGGCATCCGCGGCGGGATTTCCACCGGGGAAAGCATTCTGCTGCGGGTTTCCTTTAAGCCCACAAGTTCGATTCTGGATGTGGCAAAAAAAGGCCGCCACGATCCCTGCATCGTGACCCGTGCGATCCCGGTGCTGGAGGCCATGACATGGCTGGTGTTGGCAGACCACTATTTGTGGTCTAAAACTGATCGCATCTAG
- the ubiE gene encoding bifunctional demethylmenaquinone methyltransferase/2-methoxy-6-polyprenyl-1,4-benzoquinol methylase UbiE: MSNHSPNPEIIRNMFSKVAANYDKGNNVLSMGIHHLWRKKLVKYSGAKAGDQVLDCATGTGDLAIEFKKTVGTGAVTGTDFCAEMLIPAPGKAKERGLDITFEQADVTQLQYADNSFDVCSISFGIRNVGDPVKALKEMARVTRPGGKVMVLEFGQVNIPVFGALYNFYSQNILPKIGGIVTGQKEAYEYLQKSSAAFPCREGFLDLMKESGSYSKMEYITLTGGIAYIYKGTVK, translated from the coding sequence ATGTCTAATCATTCTCCAAATCCTGAAATCATCAGAAACATGTTCTCTAAAGTGGCGGCGAACTATGACAAGGGCAACAACGTCCTTTCCATGGGCATCCATCACCTGTGGAGAAAAAAACTGGTGAAGTACAGCGGCGCCAAAGCCGGTGATCAGGTTTTGGATTGTGCCACTGGCACAGGTGACCTGGCGATTGAGTTCAAAAAAACTGTCGGCACGGGTGCTGTGACTGGAACTGATTTCTGCGCAGAAATGCTGATCCCGGCTCCGGGCAAAGCCAAAGAGCGCGGTTTGGACATCACTTTTGAACAAGCCGATGTGACCCAGCTTCAATACGCTGACAACAGCTTTGATGTTTGCAGCATCTCTTTCGGTATCCGCAACGTCGGTGATCCGGTGAAGGCGCTAAAAGAAATGGCGCGTGTCACTCGCCCAGGCGGCAAAGTGATGGTTCTGGAATTTGGCCAGGTGAACATTCCGGTGTTCGGTGCGCTTTACAATTTCTATTCCCAGAACATCCTGCCTAAAATCGGCGGCATCGTCACGGGCCAGAAAGAAGCTTACGAATACCTGCAAAAATCCTCTGCGGCATTCCCTTGCCGTGAAGGCTTCCTGGATCTGATGAAAGAAAGCGGTTCTTATTCCAAAATGGAATACATCACCCTGACCGGTGGTATCGCTTACATCTATAAAGGCACCGTAAAATAA
- a CDS encoding 1,4-dihydroxy-2-naphthoyl-CoA synthase, with protein sequence MVSDIFNPEWWTEVPGFNFKDITYHRAKDQGTVRIAFNRPEVRNAFRPQTVDELYTALEHARITADVGVVLITGNGPSPKDGGWAFCSGGDQRIRGKDGYKYEEKEAQGKMDLARLGRLHILEVQRLIRFMPKVVVAVVPGWSVGGGHSLHVVCDMTIASQEHAIFKQTDPDVASFDSGYGSAYLARMVGQKRAREIFFLGRNYTAQEAFDMGMVNAVVPHKDLEKVALEWAKEMNSKSPTAMRMLKYGFNMIDDGLVGQQLFAGEATRLAYGTEEAVEGRNSFVEKRPKDFSKFPWHY encoded by the coding sequence ATGGTTTCTGATATTTTCAATCCAGAGTGGTGGACGGAAGTTCCTGGTTTTAACTTCAAGGACATTACTTATCACCGCGCCAAAGATCAGGGCACAGTTCGTATTGCCTTCAATCGCCCTGAAGTGCGTAATGCCTTCCGTCCGCAAACTGTAGACGAACTATATACCGCTTTAGAGCATGCACGCATCACGGCTGACGTGGGTGTGGTTCTGATCACAGGTAACGGTCCTTCGCCGAAAGATGGTGGCTGGGCGTTCTGTTCTGGTGGTGATCAGCGCATTCGCGGTAAAGACGGCTACAAGTACGAGGAAAAAGAAGCTCAAGGCAAGATGGATCTGGCTCGTCTGGGTCGTTTGCACATACTGGAAGTTCAGCGTCTGATTCGTTTCATGCCGAAAGTGGTTGTGGCAGTTGTTCCCGGCTGGTCCGTGGGTGGCGGGCATTCTTTGCATGTGGTGTGTGACATGACGATCGCCAGCCAAGAGCATGCGATCTTCAAACAAACGGATCCGGACGTGGCAAGCTTCGATTCCGGTTACGGCTCTGCGTACCTGGCTCGTATGGTGGGTCAGAAGCGGGCTCGTGAAATCTTCTTCCTGGGGCGCAATTACACAGCTCAAGAGGCCTTTGACATGGGCATGGTGAACGCCGTGGTTCCGCACAAGGATCTTGAAAAGGTGGCTTTGGAATGGGCCAAAGAAATGAACTCAAAAAGCCCGACGGCGATGCGCATGCTGAAGTATGGCTTTAACATGATCGACGACGGCCTTGTTGGTCAGCAACTGTTTGCGGGAGAGGCGACTCGTCTGGCTTACGGGACAGAGGAAGCCGTGGAAGGGCGTAACTCGTTCGTTGAAAAACGTCCGAAGGATTTCTCCAAATTCCCTTGGCATTACTAG
- a CDS encoding 3-dehydroquinate synthase family protein, translated as MKKSALLFTTELPRPADLGEELLLVHDEILPRKSKAFKKWMAQFPLRYPVKAGESLKSVQNFSEHITKIVKLCEGASSRRLTVVVAGGGSVGDFGGFVASILKRGVRLVHMPSTWLSAIDSAHGGKTALNVGSAKNQIGTFYPADKIVLSRSLLMAQPDARAFEGFGELLKIALIAGGPLWRDLAKEYEVNAAVLWKYLSSAIDAKYKVVAKDPEEKSGHRHILNLGHTLGHVLETQYEMPHGVAINYGLEFALRFSLHKKIITPAEYEKLMLSPVMGYLLSPVRDELLQTKESVLREFRKQLLSDKKKTSSEVLRFVFLKKPGQCVVREVSVDDILVEVCRQKEDELNG; from the coding sequence ATGAAAAAAAGCGCACTGCTCTTCACCACAGAATTACCTCGTCCCGCAGACCTGGGGGAAGAGCTGTTGTTGGTCCACGACGAGATCTTGCCTCGTAAATCCAAAGCCTTTAAAAAATGGATGGCACAGTTTCCACTGCGTTATCCGGTGAAGGCCGGGGAATCTCTTAAATCCGTTCAGAACTTTTCCGAACACATCACCAAGATCGTCAAGCTGTGTGAAGGCGCTTCCAGCCGGCGTTTGACGGTGGTGGTGGCCGGAGGCGGCAGTGTCGGGGACTTTGGCGGCTTTGTTGCCAGCATCCTGAAGCGTGGCGTGCGTCTGGTGCACATGCCCAGCACCTGGCTTTCGGCGATTGATTCTGCTCATGGTGGCAAGACCGCTTTGAATGTGGGATCAGCGAAAAACCAGATCGGCACTTTCTATCCCGCTGACAAGATTGTTTTGTCTCGTTCGTTGCTGATGGCTCAGCCAGATGCCCGAGCCTTTGAAGGTTTTGGCGAACTGCTTAAGATCGCTTTGATTGCCGGGGGACCGCTGTGGCGGGATCTGGCGAAAGAATACGAAGTGAATGCGGCGGTGCTGTGGAAATACCTTTCCAGTGCCATTGATGCCAAATACAAAGTTGTCGCCAAGGACCCGGAGGAAAAATCCGGTCATCGTCATATCCTGAACCTGGGGCATACTTTGGGTCATGTGCTGGAAACCCAGTACGAAATGCCACACGGGGTGGCGATCAATTACGGGCTGGAGTTTGCTTTGCGCTTCAGCTTGCACAAAAAAATCATCACACCTGCTGAGTACGAAAAGCTGATGCTGTCGCCTGTAATGGGTTATCTGCTGTCACCCGTGCGTGATGAGTTGCTGCAGACCAAAGAATCGGTTCTGCGCGAATTCAGAAAGCAGCTTCTTAGTGACAAGAAAAAGACTTCGTCAGAAGTTTTGCGTTTCGTTTTCTTAAAAAAGCCCGGCCAGTGTGTCGTGCGTGAAGTCAGTGTGGATGACATCCTGGTGGAAGTCTGCCGTCAGAAAGAAGATGAACTCAATGGCTGA
- the aroF gene encoding 3-deoxy-7-phosphoheptulonate synthase, producing METQTMQTSPSTQIVNVGGFDIGGPNFTVIAGPCSIESQAQFMETASGVKAAGAHLLRGGIWKMRTSPTAFQGLGANSFDMVRTVCKELNMSLVSEVTDIRQIEEVYDIVECFQVGSRSMQNYELLKELGRQKKPVLLKRGLAAYIDEWIKASEYITKMGNQNVILCERGIRTFETATRNTLDLNAVAYAKKNTHLPVIVDPSHAVGIRALVPDLAYAAAAVGADGIIVEVHPRPAEALSDGMQALTLNDFSVMMKKLDRILTAIDRPLHKAHKAEVYV from the coding sequence ATGGAAACGCAAACTATGCAAACAAGTCCCTCAACCCAAATTGTCAATGTTGGCGGTTTTGATATCGGGGGACCTAATTTCACCGTGATCGCCGGCCCTTGTTCAATTGAAAGCCAGGCTCAGTTCATGGAAACCGCTTCCGGCGTTAAAGCCGCAGGCGCACACCTGCTTCGTGGTGGCATTTGGAAAATGCGTACCTCCCCGACTGCTTTCCAGGGTCTGGGCGCAAACTCTTTCGACATGGTTCGCACTGTTTGCAAAGAACTAAACATGAGCCTTGTGTCCGAAGTGACTGACATCCGTCAAATCGAGGAAGTTTACGACATCGTGGAATGCTTCCAGGTTGGTTCCCGCAGCATGCAAAATTATGAGCTGCTGAAAGAACTGGGCCGTCAGAAAAAGCCGGTGCTTTTGAAACGCGGCTTGGCTGCTTACATCGACGAATGGATCAAAGCCTCTGAATACATCACCAAAATGGGCAACCAAAATGTGATTCTGTGTGAACGTGGTATTCGCACCTTCGAAACTGCAACTCGCAACACTCTGGATCTGAACGCTGTGGCTTACGCGAAAAAGAACACGCACCTTCCGGTGATCGTGGATCCTTCTCACGCGGTGGGCATCCGCGCTTTGGTTCCGGATCTGGCTTACGCAGCCGCAGCGGTGGGCGCCGATGGTATCATCGTCGAGGTTCACCCTCGTCCGGCAGAAGCTCTGTCTGATGGCATGCAGGCGCTGACCCTGAATGACTTCTCGGTGATGATGAAGAAGCTTGATAGAATCCTGACGGCTATCGACCGTCCACTGCACAAAGCGCACAAGGCGGAAGTTTATGTCTAA
- a CDS encoding chorismate-binding protein yields the protein MTAHWEEPRLEDFAEALSVIQSRIEKNEIQKAVPAVFARTAQTVTARDRARMLVKLSEAPSTLFVYGFWKDGEGVLGATPETLFDFSKGVLKTMALAGTCPKNESTERESLLRDKKEMLEHQLVAEDIKERLSVWGAVQSSAPYILELPTLYHLKTDISVVCQTQPDFVELVKALHPTPALGVAPRSAGYVWMQALPGQQGRRRFGGPFAFIGAEEALCLVGIRNLQWSQDSAMIGSGCGVVAASELEREWRELFQKRLSVKKILGLEV from the coding sequence ATGACCGCACACTGGGAAGAGCCGCGTCTGGAGGACTTTGCCGAGGCCCTTTCCGTGATCCAGTCCCGCATTGAAAAAAACGAAATTCAGAAAGCCGTTCCGGCTGTGTTTGCCCGGACCGCTCAGACCGTCACGGCCCGTGATCGTGCGCGCATGTTGGTGAAGCTGTCCGAAGCTCCATCGACGTTGTTTGTTTATGGATTCTGGAAAGACGGTGAAGGAGTGCTGGGGGCAACACCGGAAACACTCTTTGATTTTTCCAAAGGTGTTTTAAAGACCATGGCGTTGGCGGGCACCTGCCCGAAAAATGAAAGCACCGAGCGTGAATCGCTTTTGCGTGATAAAAAAGAAATGCTGGAACACCAGTTGGTCGCCGAAGACATCAAAGAGCGTCTGTCTGTCTGGGGCGCCGTGCAGTCCTCCGCGCCGTATATTCTGGAGCTTCCGACCCTGTATCACCTGAAAACCGACATCAGCGTGGTTTGTCAGACACAGCCGGATTTTGTGGAGCTGGTGAAAGCCCTGCACCCTACGCCGGCCTTGGGCGTGGCGCCACGGTCCGCCGGGTATGTGTGGATGCAGGCGCTGCCGGGGCAGCAGGGGCGCCGCAGGTTCGGAGGTCCTTTTGCCTTTATCGGGGCTGAGGAGGCCCTGTGTCTTGTCGGCATTCGCAATTTGCAGTGGAGTCAAGACTCTGCGATGATTGGTTCCGGCTGTGGTGTAGTCGCGGCCAGTGAACTGGAAAGAGAATGGCGGGAGCTTTTCCAAAAGCGCCTGTCCGTGAAAAAGATATTGGGGCTTGAAGTATGA